The region GCCGACCTGATTCAGGAAGGCAATATCGGCTTGATGAAAGCCGTGAAACGTTTCGATCCGGACCAGGGCGTGCGCCTGGTGTCGTACGCCATGCACTGGGTGAAAGCCGAGATGCATGAGTACATCCTGAAAAACTGGCGCCTGGTCAAGGTCGCGACGACGAAGGCACAGCGCAAGCTGTTCTTCAACCTGCGCAGCCACAAGACGGGCCTGGACGCGATGACGCCGAAGCAGATCGATGCGCTGGCCAAGCTGCTCGACGTGAAGCGCGAAGAAGTGATCGAGATGGAAACGCGTTTGAGCGGCCGCGACATTGCGCTGGAATCGCCGACCGACGATGAAGACGACAAGTTTTCGCCGATCGCCTACCTGTCGTCGGAGCAAAGCGAGCCGACCAAGGTGCTGGAAGCGGAACAGGTGACGCGTTTGCAATCGGAAGGCCTGGAAACGGCCCTGGGCAAGCTGGACGCCCGTTCGCGCCGCATCATCGAAGCGCGCTGGCTGGCCAACGACGACGGTTCCGGCGCCACCCTGCACGCGCTGGCGGAAGAGTTCGGCGTATCGGCCGAGCGCATCCGCCAGATCGAAGTGGCGGCGCTGAAAAAAATGAAGGGCGCCCTGGCCGCCTACGTGTAATAGCAGGGCAAGGCCGCAGTAAAAAGGCGCCGCAAGGCGCCTTTTAGTTTTGTAGTTTGATGTTTATCAACAGATAAACATTGTCAGCAGTTAAGCTGCAGCCAAACCCTTGACCAGGGTTTCGGCGACCAATTCATTCAGATCCGCGCCGCGTTCCTTGGCCAGGGTCTGCAATTGCAACACCAGATCGCTGTTCAGCTTGACGGCGAACGGCACCAGGCCCAGGGCCTGGTCGCGCTTGCGCTGCTCGCGGCGGTCGACGACCACCGCTTCCTTACCGAATGCACCGGCGCCGGGAACATTCATCTTTCCCATCAGTTTCTTGGCATCGCTTTTGGCCAGGTCGGTTTTTTTCATGGTTGTTTCCTGATTTTCAAAACAGCCATTCTACGCAGTAATCGGTGCGCCGCGTGGCCGACGCATCAATTCACCCGCAGCACGCCAAGCGCGCGCCGGGAAAATATCATTTTGTTATTATCATTTTCATCTCTCGCGTGCACGCCATGCCGGGGACGCACTATCTGAAAGGAAAAATATGTCTTACCTTCATCACTCCTGTCGTCGCCTGTTATTCCCCATCTTCATCGCCTGCCTGGCCGTGCTGGCCGGCTGCGGCGCGGCAGGCAGCGCCGGCGACGCGGAAAACACGCCGCGCAGCGTCACCCACGTGCTGTCGCCGGGCGAACAGGTTGCCATCACGGCCACCGATACGCTGAAACTCGAGCGCGTCAACGACAGCCGCTGCCGCAAGGGCGCCGTATGCGTGTGGAAAGGTTACGTCAGCTACAGTTTCAGTTTGCTCAACAGTGCAGGCGCGACGGATGTCGTCCTGTCCGATTCCATGCCGGGCGGCGCCAGTTCCGTCACCGTCAACCACCTGACGTTCACCCTGCTCGACGTCGACCCGGCCACGCCGCCGGCCCTGAATGCGGCCGAGCCCACCTACCGGGTCAAGGTCAAGATCACGCAAGGCGCGTTGCCGCGCTAAACGCTGGCGCCATGGCGCCGCTGGCTGTCGGCTGGCGCCTGTTGCCGCTCAAGCATGCCGTAATCGCGCACCACCGTGGCGATGCGCAAGCGGTAATCGTCAAACACGCCATGCCGCCCGGCCGACTGCGCCACGCGGTGCGCCTCGAGCTGGCGCCACTGCGCCAGCGCCGCCTCGTCGCGGAAAAACGACAGCGACAGCAATTTTCCCGGTTCGCTCAGGCTGCCGAAGCGTTCGATGGAAATGAAGCCATCGACCTTGTCGAGCAAGGGCCGCAGCGCGGCCGCCAGGTCCAGGTATGCCTGGCGGCCTTCGGCACTGGGCCAGACTTCAAAGATCACGGCGATCATGATGCTGCTCCTGCGCTAAAAACAGGGATGCGGGCATTCAGCGACGGCCGGTACGTCCACGCCAGCGGCATGTCTTCCAGCCCATCGGCCCATGCCTGCATGCAAGCGGCGGCGATGGCGTGCGCGATGGACTGGCCCGGACAGGCGTGGCGTCCATGGCCAAAGCCTGGCGTCAGCGCCACCGCTCGCTGCAGCGCGCCAGGCTCCGCCTGCACGCTCGCATCGTGGCAGGCGCTGGCCAGCACGACGATGACCGTCTGGCCGGCGGCCACCCGCACGCCGCCGATGTCCACGTCTTCCGCCGTATAGCGGCGCGTGTTGTGGATCGCGGGATCGTGCCGGCTGACCTCGCCCAGCATGGCCGGCCACAGCTGCGGTGTGGCGCGCAGTTGCCCGTACAGCCCGGGCTGCGTGCGCAAGGCCACGATGGCATTGCCAAGCAGGCCGGCCGTCGCTTCGCAGGTTTGCGACAGCAAGCCCGCCAGGTTGGCCTGCAGGCCGCCCGTGGCATGCCAGCCCAGCGCTTGCGCCTGTGCCACGATGCTGCCCAGCAAACTGCCGGGCAAGGCATCGGCCTCGCGCAGCAAGCAGCCAAAAGCGTGCAGCAAGGCGCCGGCCGCTTCCTGCGCGCCGGCAAGTTCTTCTGCATTGCTCAGCGGCGACAGACAGGCAACGAAATCGCGCGTCCAGGCGGCCAGCGCCGGCCATTGCGCTGGCGCAAAGCCCAGCACATCGGCCATGGCAAACAGCGGCAGTTCGAACAATGCCTCGTTCAGCTGCGCGGCACTGGCGGGCACGCGCTCGCCGCCCATCCGCAATGTCCGCGCCTGCAGGCGCGCCAGCTCCACCTGGCCCAGCGCGCGCGCCAGCACCTGCTTCGGCACGGCATGCCGCTCGCCGTCGTTCATGCGCACCAGTTCCGCAAAGAGCGCGCCGCACGGCGTGCCCGCCAGGTTCAAGGGCACGGCCAGTCCGGGCGGCCGCACGCGGCAAGCCGGATGCTCGAGCACGGCGCACACGCCGGCCGCGCCCGTCGCCAGCCAGCAATCGAGCGACGCCTCGAAACGCAGCGGCGGACCTGCCGCCAGGCGGCGATAGTAGTCATAGGGCGCCGCGTGGGTGACGGCGGCGAGCGGGTGGGCGGGATCGGCGAGGGGCATGCGGCTTCCATTGCAGTGGTGAAAGGAGGCGAGTATGCTGGCTCCTTCACCACAACACTTCGCCGGAGAACGAATCATGGATGACAGCCATCGAGCTCCCACGGCCGACATGGGCCTGGCGCAACTGGCCGGCGCCATCGCCGAGCCGGCCCGCGCGCGCATGCTGTGCAGCCTGCTCGATGGCCATGCGCGCACGGCCACGGAACTGGCCGCGCTGGCCGACGTGGGCGCCTCGACGGCCAGCGCGCATTTGTCGCGCCTGCGCGAGGACGGCTTGCTGAGCATGGTGGCGCAAGGCAAGCACCGCTATTTCCGCCTGGCCAGCGCCGACGTGGGCCAGGCGCTCGAAGCGCTGCTGGTGGTGGCCGGCGTGCCGCGCCAGCCGTTTTCCCCCACCACGCCGGACCGCCTGCGCCACGCGCGCACCTGCTACGACCACATGGCCGGCACGGTGGCCGTCGCCGTGCACGACCAGCTGCATGCGCAAGGCTGGCTGCTGGCCGATGGCGACGA is a window of Janthinobacterium sp. 1_2014MBL_MicDiv DNA encoding:
- a CDS encoding cytochrome P450 gives rise to the protein MPLADPAHPLAAVTHAAPYDYYRRLAAGPPLRFEASLDCWLATGAAGVCAVLEHPACRVRPPGLAVPLNLAGTPCGALFAELVRMNDGERHAVPKQVLARALGQVELARLQARTLRMGGERVPASAAQLNEALFELPLFAMADVLGFAPAQWPALAAWTRDFVACLSPLSNAEELAGAQEAAGALLHAFGCLLREADALPGSLLGSIVAQAQALGWHATGGLQANLAGLLSQTCEATAGLLGNAIVALRTQPGLYGQLRATPQLWPAMLGEVSRHDPAIHNTRRYTAEDVDIGGVRVAAGQTVIVVLASACHDASVQAEPGALQRAVALTPGFGHGRHACPGQSIAHAIAAACMQAWADGLEDMPLAWTYRPSLNARIPVFSAGAAS
- a CDS encoding antibiotic biosynthesis monooxygenase family protein is translated as MIAVIFEVWPSAEGRQAYLDLAAALRPLLDKVDGFISIERFGSLSEPGKLLSLSFFRDEAALAQWRQLEAHRVAQSAGRHGVFDDYRLRIATVVRDYGMLERQQAPADSQRRHGASV
- a CDS encoding ArsR/SmtB family transcription factor; the encoded protein is MDDSHRAPTADMGLAQLAGAIAEPARARMLCSLLDGHARTATELAALADVGASTASAHLSRLREDGLLSMVAQGKHRYFRLASADVGQALEALLVVAGVPRQPFSPTTPDRLRHARTCYDHMAGTVAVAVHDQLHAQGWLLADGDDYQLSAAGAAGMAALGIDVPQLQRQRRRFACACLDWSERRAHLGGALGAAILQLALRQRWAERELDSRALRLAPEGERRLLAAFGGR
- the rpoH gene encoding RNA polymerase sigma factor RpoH; its protein translation is MMSATSALVPTKNNALGLGFTGNLGNIDAYISAVNRLPMLTHDEEISLAKRLREKNDLAAAQELVLSHLRLVVSIARGYLGYGLPHADLIQEGNIGLMKAVKRFDPDQGVRLVSYAMHWVKAEMHEYILKNWRLVKVATTKAQRKLFFNLRSHKTGLDAMTPKQIDALAKLLDVKREEVIEMETRLSGRDIALESPTDDEDDKFSPIAYLSSEQSEPTKVLEAEQVTRLQSEGLETALGKLDARSRRIIEARWLANDDGSGATLHALAEEFGVSAERIRQIEVAALKKMKGALAAYV